In Halichondria panicea chromosome 9, odHalPani1.1, whole genome shotgun sequence, a genomic segment contains:
- the LOC135341944 gene encoding replication factor C subunit 4-like, protein MEAFLLGQVKSKPKASSKAGKEVSSKPNRQVPWVEKYRPKVVDDVAHQEEVVAVLKKSLQGAELPNLLFYGPPGTGKTSTILAVARELFGPELMKSKVLELNASDERGIQVVREKVKNFAMQAVGNSSFNGKMCPPFKIIILDEADSMTTSAQAALRRTMEKETKTTRFCLICNYISRIIEPLTSRCSKFRFKPLSSDILTSRLQVIAEGEGLHLSPGVVAEIVRVSGGDMRKAITYLQSAARLRGEDTVTEEDIREISGCIPEEMLDGLLATCHKDSHEKLELFVKDLLLDGYSASQALEQLHDKVVVMPTLTDKQKSVISERMALVGRRLMDGGDEYLQLMDLATVIMHQFCHVQ, encoded by the exons ATGGAAGCCTTTCTTCTTGGACAAGTCAAGAGCAAGCCCAAGGCAAGCAGCAAAGCTGGGAAAGAGGTATCAAGCAAGCCCAACAGACAAGTTCCCTGGGTGGAGAAATA CCGCCCCAAGGTAGTGGACGATGTAGCACATCAAGAGGAGgtggttgcagtgctcaaGAAAAGCTTGCAGGGTGCCGAG CTACCCAACCTGCTGTTCTATGGGCCCCCAGGCACTGGCAAAACCTCCACCATCTTGGCAGTTGCTAGAGAGTTGTTTGG TCCTGAGCTGATGAAGAGTAAAGTGCTGGAGTTGAATGCATCAGATGAGAGAGGTATTCAG GTGGTCAGAGAGAAGGTCAAGAACTTTGCGATGCAAGCCGTTGGTAATTCCTCATTCAA TGGGAAGATGTGTCCACCATTCAAGATCATCATCCTTGATGAAGCAGATTCTATGACAACCAGTGCACAG gcggCCCTGCGTAGAACTATGGAGAAGGAAACCAAAACAACACGATTTTGTCTCATTTGCAACTACATCAGCAG GATCATTGAACCCTTGACCTCTCGCTGCTCCAAGTTTCGCTTCAAGCCTCTAAGTTCAGACATCTTGACCTCCCGTCTCCAGGTAATAgcggagggggaggggcttcaCCTCTCTCCAGGGGTGGTGGCTGAGATTGTGCGTGTATCTGGTGGGGACATGAGGAAGGCCATCACCTACCTTCAGAGTGCTGCTAGACTGAGAGGGGAGGACACAGTCACAGAGGAGGATATCAGAGAAATTTCTGGA TGTATTCCAGAGGAGATGCTTGATGGCTTGTTAGCTACCTGTCACAAGGACTCTCACGAGAAGCTTGAATTGTTTGTCAAG GATCTATTGTTGGATGGATACTCCGCCTCACAAGCCCTGGAGCAACTACATGACAAGGTGGTTGTCATGCCAACCCTGACAGACAAGCAGAAGTCCGTCATCTCAGAGAGAATGGCC TTGGTGGGGCGAAGGCTGATGGACGGAGGGGACGAGTACCTCCAACTAATGGACCTCGCTACTGTAATCATGCATCAGTTTTGTCATGTTCAATAA